A region from the Lolium perenne isolate Kyuss_39 chromosome 4, Kyuss_2.0, whole genome shotgun sequence genome encodes:
- the LOC139830915 gene encoding B3 domain-containing protein Os03g0212300-like, translated as MAGPGGRGRGRRGPGRPPGRGRGRRGGAARAPRSPSPASSSSSHEERCFEFLLRIDDDPLGIKRLPDKFAEFVDGHEPAHLQLREASCNFCRWSVEVLFDGQGKMYLHTGWDKFARDLHLEPGCLLTFLYEGDGEMIVKVFDDTACRVHYPHTGESGSDTDS; from the coding sequence atggccggtcccggtggccggggaaggggccgccgcggtcctgggcgccccccgggccggggaaggggccgccgcggtggagcagcaagggccccacggtcaccgtcacctgcatcctcctcgtcttcgcatgaggaacgctgcttcgagttcctcctccgcatcgacgatgacccactcggcatcaagcggctaccggacaagttcgccgagttcgtcgacggccacgagccggcgcacttgcagctacgggaggctagctgcaacttctgccgctggtccgtggaggtcctgttcgacgggcagggcaagatgtacctgcacacggggtgggacaagttcgcccgtgacctccacctcgagcccggctgcctgctcaccttcctgtacgagggggacggcgagatgatcgtcaaggtgttcgacgacaccgcctgccgtgtgcactacccccacaccggcgaatccggctccgacaccgatagttag